One window of the Prionailurus bengalensis isolate Pbe53 chromosome E1, Fcat_Pben_1.1_paternal_pri, whole genome shotgun sequence genome contains the following:
- the NXPH3 gene encoding neurexophilin-3, whose product MQLTRCCFVFLVQGSLYLVIYGQDDGPPGSEDPERDDHESQPRPRMARKRGHLSPKSRLVANSTLLGLLAPPGEAWGVLGQPPHRPNHSPPPSAKVKKIFGWGDFYSNIKTVALNLLVTGKIVDHGNGTFSVHFRHNATGQGNISISLVPPSKAVEFHQERQIFIEAKASKIFNCRMEWEKVERGRRTSLCTHDPAKTCSRDHAQSSATWSCSQPFKVVCVYIAFYSTDYRLVQKVCPDYNYHSDTPYYPSG is encoded by the exons atgCAACTGACTCGCTGCTGCTTCGTGTTCCTAGTGCAGGGCAGCCTCTATCTG GTCATCTACGGCCAGGATGACGGTCCTCCAGGCTCCGAGGACCCGGAGCGTGATGACCACGAGAGCCAGCCCCGGCCCCGGATGGCTCGGAAGCGAGGCCACCTCTCACCTAAGTCCCGCCTCGTGGCCAACTCCACTCTCCTAGGGCTGCTGGCTCCCCCCGGGGAGGCATGGGGCGTCCTTGGCCAGCCCCCCCACCGCCCGAACCACAGCCCCCCACCGTCGGCCAAGGTGAAGAAAATCTTCGGCTGGGGTGACTTCTACTCCAACATCAAGACGGTGGCCCTGAACCTGCTCGTCACGGGGAAGATCGTGGACCACGGCAACGGGACCTTCAGCGTCCACTTCCGACACAACGCCACCGGCCAGGGCAACATCTCCATCAGCCTCGTACCGCCCAGTAAAGCTGTAGAGTTCCACCAGGAGCGGCAGATCTTCATCGAAGCCAAGGCCTCCAAGATCTTCAACTGCCGAATGGAGTGGGAGAAGGTGGAACGGGGCCGCCGGACCTCGCTCTGCACCCACGACCCGGCCAAGACCTGCTCCCGAGACCACGCTCAGAGCTCGGCCACCTGGAGCTGCTCCCAGCCCTTCAAGGTCGTCTGCGTCTACATCGCCTTCTACAGCACGGACTATAGGCTGGTCCAGAAGGTGTGCCCAGATTACAACTACCACAGTGATACCCCCTACTACCCCTCCGGGTGA